The following are encoded in a window of Pedosphaera parvula Ellin514 genomic DNA:
- a CDS encoding MG2 domain-containing protein, with product MKAILLISLVIWCSLVPSFGQTANYQQLKAEAEKFFSEGSYAKAHDVYERAGKLPLSTNDTRWVKFRLADTLWRSQAATQTSDNTKFETARHDLEVLVRDRQREDEHDRVWAEVEESLGDFFWTRRNNNDWGGGWPHYQHALDWWAGQSDLAVARERYLKIVWTMAKPANLQIPYYYYGYWGNNIPVDVLDNALTIAKTEEDKAHAHYLLAMTLRNQSGDWDQRQRVVEEFEGAIKLGKKTDWYDDALYNYGVWMTSYGRIILLKDGNWSQEPDYHKALALFQKITSEFKQGETRYWEQAQQQIKGIIDPQLSVGVGNIFLPDSEIQYSLNWRNIKHLDLALYPVSLPDDVKFEARDDQHPDWLHAINLGGREKIKSWSRETNDKGDYKPGNDTVRLDGKLPPGAYILEAKSGDVSARDLILITDAAIVLKSSGKQALVYVANALNSAPLANARVSLWERYYRDNHWHVRQMSKDANKDGIAVFDLTERVDNNNVELFASAISKDRQAFSAGNNYYYGYQHQDQPWRIYAFTDRPAYRPEETVQWKFIARRHNGSVYSTPANQTIEFQIDDPRGTKVKADKASLNAFGSAWGSLDLTTNMPLGEYRVTFWEDAAHTKQIGNATLFRLEEYKLPEFKVSVQTPEEDGKKKTFIPGEKVEVNIQADYYFGGPVSDASVEVVVYQNPFYHYWYRPHDFPWFYEDMSPGYQYSRSYSGNGQIIKRETIKTDVTGKAKLTFDTPRGSGQDYEYRIEARVTDASRREIVGNGTVRVTKQRYYVYPEPEHNLYRPQDKVTVDFKALDANEQPVETEGNVKVTRDYWYEIWLNPEGKEIKGDELKRIRNQSMIFPPPPAKPDGHDWQLKFRGYQHDEILTRTLKTDTNGTAQLTFTPEREGYYRISWTSQDSKTNTRPAAPIQAETYVWVATGSTTELGYRHGGLEIIVDKDTFRVGQKAPVMLSVPTNDRYVLFSVEGEDLYSYQLVHVTGTVKLVELPIEEKHVPNVFLNATLLSDRQIFTDTKQVVVPPTRNFLNVEVKSDREQYQPREQGTFTITTRDYNNKPVPAEVSFGLVDESVYYIQSDYAGDPRQFYYGQKRQQEIQSQSTFNQKSYARLVPGNENQLMDERDREESKYQRNRKDADFESLDRNKDTYYNGMATAQFAFDSLAKSEGRASLAGGMAGNEPAAAAPMLGRRMAKENKLSVAEKQKAPGQAPEQEPAVQVRSDFRSTILWKPDVTTGEDGKATIKVTYPDSLTGWRATARAVTDANQFGMATNTTRTKQPLIVRLQAPRFFLVGDEVTISAIINNNTDKAMEIREPGLDIQGLELKVGPNGRDPHPNREVPFEVKVPAQGEARVDWVVTVTKPGMAKLKAFAREGKYADAMEKSYPIYEHGIEKFISKSGKVRGDDVTVKLNIPKERKPESTSLIVQVTPSMAVTMLDALPYLIDYPYGCTEQTMSRFLPAAITAKTLKDLGLNPEDVMSRVFGGIEQTNAAATHPNGKQDLQKLDEMVKQGLDRLYDFQHADGGWGWWKQGESDHWMTAYVVWGLALARDAKIEIKKDVLDRGADYLSKRLVEEEENPDMQAWMLHALSVYYSPFNDQLMSPFIAKASDNLWNKRDQLNAYTRALFALSAHNLHQQDRAKTLIANLENGVKRDDKPDTSVIMQGAQQSNAAVIGTAHWGEDGLYWRWSDGGIEATAFALRAMLAIDPQNKLIEPVTNWLIKNRRGAQWSNTRDTAITVLAMNDYLRVSGELSPDLEYELVVNGQSIAKKKVSGTDAFNAPSQFPVDTQLIRDGENEIRIVRTAGKGPIYFAANAKFFSLEEPITPAGNEIFVRRQYYKLVGRPTLLKGYVYDRQPLNDGESVKSGERVETVLTIEAKNNYEYLLFEDLKPAGLEAVEVRSGESLYANELKSGSVERKFGTNAPSTTPAPAKPQPPRATKRRVLTSGASAIRPVSVPTPAPSQDDDHTGRTRWVYQELRDRKVALFIDKLPEGVWEIKYNLRAEVPGQFHALPVVGHAMYVPEIRCNGAEIKINVDEAK from the coding sequence ATGAAGGCCATCTTGCTAATTTCCCTCGTCATCTGGTGCAGCCTTGTTCCATCGTTTGGTCAGACCGCCAATTACCAGCAACTAAAAGCTGAAGCAGAAAAGTTTTTTTCCGAAGGTTCCTACGCCAAAGCGCATGATGTGTACGAGCGGGCCGGGAAGCTGCCCTTGTCAACCAATGACACCCGCTGGGTTAAGTTCCGCCTTGCCGACACTCTCTGGCGTTCCCAAGCCGCCACCCAAACCTCGGATAATACAAAATTTGAAACTGCCCGCCATGATCTCGAAGTCCTGGTGCGCGATCGTCAACGGGAGGATGAGCACGATCGCGTCTGGGCGGAAGTGGAAGAGTCTTTGGGAGACTTCTTCTGGACTCGTCGGAATAATAATGATTGGGGCGGAGGATGGCCCCACTATCAACACGCTCTCGATTGGTGGGCTGGTCAAAGTGATCTCGCTGTTGCCCGCGAACGGTATCTAAAAATCGTCTGGACCATGGCCAAACCTGCCAATCTGCAAATCCCGTATTATTACTATGGTTATTGGGGAAATAACATTCCCGTGGACGTCCTCGATAATGCTCTCACGATTGCTAAAACAGAGGAGGACAAGGCCCACGCCCATTACCTGTTGGCGATGACTCTGCGCAATCAAAGCGGCGACTGGGATCAACGTCAACGCGTGGTGGAAGAATTCGAAGGTGCCATCAAGCTGGGCAAAAAAACCGATTGGTACGATGACGCTCTTTATAACTACGGAGTTTGGATGACAAGCTACGGCCGCATTATCCTGCTCAAAGACGGGAACTGGAGCCAGGAACCGGACTATCATAAAGCCCTCGCTTTGTTCCAGAAGATCACCAGCGAATTTAAGCAAGGTGAAACCCGCTACTGGGAGCAAGCTCAACAGCAAATCAAAGGCATCATCGATCCACAGCTAAGCGTTGGCGTAGGAAATATCTTCCTGCCCGATTCTGAAATTCAGTATTCCCTGAATTGGCGAAATATCAAACACCTTGATCTGGCTTTATACCCGGTGAGTCTTCCTGACGACGTAAAATTCGAGGCGCGGGATGATCAACATCCGGACTGGTTGCACGCCATCAATCTGGGTGGCCGCGAAAAGATCAAGTCATGGTCGCGGGAAACCAATGACAAAGGCGATTACAAACCAGGCAACGATACGGTGCGACTCGATGGCAAACTTCCACCCGGGGCTTACATCCTCGAGGCAAAAAGTGGTGACGTGAGTGCCCGAGATCTCATTTTGATTACCGACGCTGCCATCGTGCTTAAATCTTCCGGCAAGCAGGCTTTGGTTTACGTGGCGAATGCTCTCAACAGTGCCCCGCTAGCCAATGCCAGGGTCAGCTTATGGGAACGCTATTACCGGGACAACCATTGGCATGTGCGTCAAATGTCCAAGGATGCGAATAAAGACGGGATCGCGGTATTCGACTTAACCGAGCGGGTTGACAACAACAATGTGGAATTGTTTGCGAGCGCCATTTCCAAAGATCGTCAGGCCTTTAGCGCCGGAAACAATTACTACTACGGCTACCAACATCAAGATCAGCCCTGGCGCATTTACGCGTTCACCGATCGTCCCGCCTATCGCCCGGAAGAAACGGTGCAGTGGAAATTCATTGCCCGTCGCCACAATGGCTCCGTCTATTCAACGCCAGCTAACCAAACGATCGAATTCCAAATTGATGATCCGCGTGGAACCAAGGTCAAGGCGGATAAGGCCAGTTTGAACGCCTTTGGCAGTGCGTGGGGTTCGCTGGATTTAACCACCAACATGCCGCTGGGCGAATATCGTGTGACTTTCTGGGAGGATGCGGCTCACACTAAACAGATTGGCAACGCCACGCTGTTCCGCCTCGAAGAATACAAACTGCCGGAGTTCAAGGTTAGTGTTCAAACGCCTGAAGAGGATGGCAAAAAGAAAACCTTCATTCCTGGCGAAAAAGTCGAAGTCAACATTCAGGCGGATTATTACTTCGGCGGCCCGGTGTCGGATGCGAGTGTGGAAGTAGTCGTGTACCAGAATCCATTTTATCACTATTGGTATCGCCCTCACGACTTTCCCTGGTTCTATGAAGACATGTCACCCGGCTATCAGTACTCTCGCTCTTACAGTGGCAACGGCCAGATCATCAAACGTGAAACCATCAAAACAGATGTTACCGGCAAGGCGAAGTTAACGTTCGATACGCCGCGCGGTTCAGGACAGGATTACGAATACCGCATTGAAGCCCGCGTCACCGATGCCAGCCGCCGTGAAATCGTTGGCAACGGAACCGTCCGTGTCACCAAACAACGTTACTACGTTTACCCTGAACCGGAGCATAATCTCTATCGACCGCAGGATAAGGTAACCGTCGATTTCAAGGCCCTCGACGCCAATGAGCAACCAGTGGAAACCGAGGGTAACGTCAAGGTCACCCGCGACTATTGGTATGAAATCTGGCTGAATCCCGAGGGCAAGGAAATCAAGGGGGATGAGTTAAAACGCATTCGCAACCAAAGCATGATTTTCCCGCCTCCACCTGCGAAGCCGGATGGCCACGATTGGCAACTCAAGTTCCGTGGCTATCAACACGATGAAATTTTAACACGCACACTGAAGACGGATACCAATGGCACGGCACAACTCACCTTCACGCCGGAGCGCGAAGGTTATTATCGGATTAGTTGGACAAGCCAGGACTCAAAAACGAATACGCGTCCAGCCGCGCCGATTCAGGCAGAGACTTATGTCTGGGTGGCGACAGGTTCGACCACTGAGTTGGGCTATCGTCACGGCGGTTTGGAAATCATCGTTGATAAGGACACCTTCCGTGTCGGCCAAAAGGCGCCGGTCATGCTGAGTGTTCCGACCAATGATCGTTACGTGCTCTTCAGCGTTGAAGGCGAGGACCTGTATAGTTACCAACTCGTTCATGTTACTGGCACGGTAAAACTGGTGGAACTGCCCATCGAAGAGAAACATGTGCCGAATGTCTTCCTCAATGCAACGTTGCTCAGCGATCGTCAAATCTTCACTGATACAAAGCAAGTTGTCGTTCCACCCACACGCAACTTCCTGAATGTGGAGGTCAAATCAGATCGTGAACAATATCAACCGCGCGAACAAGGCACATTCACCATCACAACGCGCGATTACAATAACAAGCCCGTGCCGGCTGAAGTCTCCTTCGGCCTGGTGGATGAATCGGTTTACTACATCCAGTCCGATTATGCTGGCGATCCACGCCAATTCTATTACGGCCAAAAGCGCCAGCAGGAGATCCAGTCCCAAAGCACCTTCAACCAAAAGAGCTACGCCAGACTGGTGCCGGGAAATGAAAATCAGTTGATGGATGAAAGAGATCGTGAGGAATCCAAATACCAACGCAATAGAAAGGATGCTGATTTTGAAAGCCTTGATAGGAACAAAGACACGTATTATAACGGCATGGCTACTGCCCAATTCGCTTTCGACTCGCTGGCAAAAAGCGAAGGCCGCGCCTCATTAGCGGGTGGAATGGCGGGAAACGAACCGGCAGCGGCCGCGCCAATGTTGGGACGACGGATGGCAAAGGAAAACAAATTGTCGGTGGCAGAAAAGCAGAAAGCTCCAGGACAAGCACCCGAGCAGGAGCCCGCAGTGCAGGTACGCTCGGATTTCCGTTCCACCATTCTCTGGAAGCCGGATGTGACTACGGGTGAGGATGGAAAGGCGACCATCAAAGTCACCTACCCCGATTCGTTGACTGGTTGGCGAGCCACGGCTCGGGCGGTGACTGACGCCAACCAATTTGGAATGGCCACCAATACGACCCGCACCAAACAGCCATTGATTGTCCGCCTGCAGGCACCACGCTTTTTCCTGGTTGGCGATGAAGTGACAATCTCTGCGATCATTAACAATAATACGGATAAAGCCATGGAGATCAGGGAGCCCGGACTTGATATACAAGGCCTGGAGCTGAAGGTGGGCCCTAACGGTAGAGACCCGCATCCTAACCGCGAAGTTCCATTCGAAGTAAAGGTGCCTGCTCAAGGGGAGGCCCGGGTAGACTGGGTGGTTACCGTAACAAAGCCAGGAATGGCTAAGTTGAAAGCATTTGCCCGAGAAGGCAAATACGCCGATGCCATGGAAAAATCCTATCCCATTTACGAGCACGGCATCGAGAAGTTCATTTCCAAGTCCGGCAAGGTACGGGGTGATGATGTCACTGTGAAACTCAATATCCCCAAGGAGAGAAAGCCTGAATCTACTTCATTGATCGTGCAAGTCACCCCCAGCATGGCAGTAACCATGCTCGATGCCTTGCCCTATCTGATCGATTATCCGTATGGCTGCACGGAACAAACCATGAGCCGCTTCCTCCCTGCGGCCATCACAGCCAAGACACTTAAAGATCTCGGGCTGAATCCCGAAGATGTGATGAGCCGCGTCTTTGGCGGCATCGAACAGACCAACGCTGCCGCGACACATCCGAATGGCAAACAGGATTTGCAAAAGCTGGATGAGATGGTGAAACAAGGACTGGATCGACTTTACGATTTTCAGCATGCCGATGGAGGTTGGGGATGGTGGAAGCAGGGCGAGAGCGATCATTGGATGACGGCTTACGTGGTCTGGGGACTCGCTCTCGCCCGGGATGCGAAGATTGAGATCAAGAAAGATGTTTTAGATCGCGGCGCGGACTATCTCAGCAAGCGCCTTGTTGAAGAGGAGGAGAATCCAGACATGCAGGCATGGATGCTGCACGCCTTGAGCGTGTATTACTCGCCGTTCAATGATCAACTGATGAGCCCGTTCATCGCAAAGGCTTCCGACAATCTCTGGAATAAGCGCGATCAACTCAATGCTTACACCCGCGCGCTCTTTGCTCTCAGTGCTCACAATCTCCACCAACAAGACAGGGCAAAAACACTCATCGCCAATCTGGAGAACGGGGTGAAGCGTGATGACAAGCCTGACACTTCGGTGATCATGCAGGGTGCGCAACAATCAAATGCCGCTGTCATCGGCACCGCGCATTGGGGTGAAGATGGTTTGTATTGGCGCTGGTCCGATGGTGGCATTGAAGCGACCGCTTTTGCGCTACGAGCCATGCTGGCGATTGATCCGCAAAACAAACTTATCGAACCCGTCACCAACTGGCTCATCAAAAATCGGCGCGGCGCGCAATGGAGTAACACGCGTGATACCGCCATCACCGTCCTGGCGATGAACGATTATCTCCGGGTCAGTGGCGAACTCTCGCCCGACCTCGAATATGAACTCGTGGTTAACGGACAATCCATTGCCAAAAAGAAAGTTTCGGGCACGGATGCCTTCAATGCTCCCAGCCAATTCCCGGTGGATACACAATTGATTCGTGATGGTGAAAACGAAATCAGGATCGTGCGGACCGCTGGAAAAGGGCCTATTTACTTTGCCGCCAATGCCAAATTCTTCAGTCTCGAGGAACCAATCACTCCGGCAGGCAATGAAATCTTTGTGCGCCGGCAATATTACAAATTGGTTGGTCGCCCCACCCTGCTGAAAGGTTATGTGTATGACCGCCAGCCGTTAAACGATGGTGAATCGGTAAAGAGCGGTGAACGCGTGGAAACAGTTCTGACCATCGAAGCCAAGAACAATTATGAGTACCTACTGTTTGAGGATCTCAAACCAGCTGGTTTGGAAGCAGTGGAAGTGCGTAGCGGTGAGTCGCTTTACGCCAACGAACTGAAATCCGGATCGGTCGAGCGCAAATTCGGCACCAACGCACCATCCACAACACCTGCACCAGCTAAACCTCAACCGCCACGCGCCACCAAACGTCGAGTACTTACCTCAGGTGCAAGCGCCATCCGCCCAGTTTCAGTTCCAACTCCTGCCCCGTCGCAGGATGACGACCACACGGGGCGCACACGCTGGGTTTACCAGGAATTGCGAGACCGCAAGGTGGCACTATTTATCGACAAATTACCGGAAGGTGTTTGGGAAATTAAATACAATCTCCGTGCCGAAGTGCCTGGCCAGTTTCACGCGCTACCTGTCGTGGGTCACGCGATGTATGTGCCGGAAATCCGTTGCAATGGAGCGGAGATAAAAATCAACGTCGACGAAGCAAAATAA
- a CDS encoding phytanoyl-CoA dioxygenase family protein yields the protein MNWIENLEQNGYAILEDIVSPETVATLVHAIESLKNPAKSKGLYAMRNLMEEVSAVRQLADSPPIRNLVEPILGKSAFPVRSLLFDKTPDANWKVAWHQDLSIAVNTRVDLEGFGPWSTKAGVLHVQPPTSILEQMVTVRLHLDDCGLENGPLQVLPGSHTQGKLDAKQITNQRKHTPAVPCTVKSGGVVLMRPLILHASSTATKPGHRRVIHLEFASAPLPHGLAWAFQEHS from the coding sequence ATGAACTGGATTGAGAATCTGGAGCAGAATGGTTACGCCATCCTGGAGGACATTGTGTCTCCAGAAACAGTGGCAACTCTGGTTCACGCGATTGAGTCCCTCAAGAACCCTGCCAAAAGCAAAGGGCTCTATGCGATGAGGAATTTGATGGAAGAGGTTTCCGCAGTTCGCCAACTCGCCGATTCGCCTCCCATTCGGAACCTGGTCGAACCTATTCTGGGCAAAAGCGCATTTCCTGTTCGTAGTCTACTCTTCGATAAAACGCCCGATGCCAATTGGAAAGTCGCCTGGCACCAGGATTTATCCATTGCTGTAAACACCAGGGTGGATTTGGAAGGTTTCGGCCCCTGGTCCACGAAGGCTGGCGTGCTCCACGTGCAACCGCCGACTTCCATACTTGAGCAAATGGTGACTGTCCGATTGCACCTCGATGATTGCGGCCTTGAAAACGGACCGTTGCAGGTTCTGCCCGGCTCTCACACTCAAGGCAAGCTGGATGCAAAACAAATTACAAATCAGCGAAAGCATACTCCGGCAGTTCCCTGCACGGTCAAAAGCGGTGGAGTTGTTTTAATGCGTCCATTAATCCTGCATGCCTCCTCAACTGCAACCAAACCCGGCCATCGCCGGGTAATTCATTTGGAATTTGCGTCCGCTCCACTCCCGCACGGCCTGGCATGGGCATTCCAGGAGCATTCGTAA
- a CDS encoding MotA/TolQ/ExbB proton channel family protein, translating into MAIFFGIVMALTSIVGLAFIIERGLALRWSKNIPGAVEDAADACRTPADRPVLRRICEQNEKSSPLARLLLTADEHMELPKEETESALQTRARQEIVKLERGLVVLEIVVGIAPLLGLVGTIHGMMTLFGGLSQSSLADNTALAQGISLILNFTMMGLLIAIPSLIAWSYYSKKVEMLAVEMETVCEEFIRRQYRAAVPVSTVEKTVSTKK; encoded by the coding sequence ATGGCAATATTTTTTGGCATAGTAATGGCGCTGACCTCAATCGTTGGCCTGGCTTTCATCATTGAACGGGGATTGGCTCTGCGCTGGAGCAAGAACATTCCGGGCGCTGTCGAAGATGCTGCTGATGCCTGTCGCACGCCAGCCGACCGGCCAGTACTGCGCCGCATCTGTGAGCAAAACGAAAAATCATCCCCGCTCGCCCGTTTGCTTTTGACGGCAGATGAACATATGGAACTGCCCAAGGAGGAAACCGAGAGCGCCCTGCAAACTCGCGCGCGTCAGGAAATCGTGAAACTGGAACGCGGCCTGGTAGTGTTGGAAATCGTTGTCGGCATCGCCCCGCTCCTTGGTTTGGTTGGAACCATTCACGGCATGATGACACTCTTCGGCGGTCTCAGCCAGTCCAGCCTGGCGGACAATACAGCGCTGGCACAGGGTATTTCTTTGATTTTGAATTTCACCATGATGGGATTGCTGATTGCGATTCCCTCCCTGATCGCCTGGAGTTACTACAGTAAAAAAGTGGAAATGCTGGCCGTCGAAATGGAAACGGTTTGTGAAGAATTTATCCGGCGACAATACCGGGCGGCAGTGCCGGTCTCAACCGTTGAAAAGACTGTAAGCACAAAGAAATAA
- a CDS encoding ExbD/TolR family protein — protein sequence MRFFIRKKRQPPAIIIVALIDVLIVVLIFLMVTTTFKKPQNALKLALPESSQALKSGASENPPLVIIIEPTGNLRFGPDATPMTLDRLKSELQAAVSRNSQTKVALNADKGAPWGQVVKVMDAVKESKVQSLSAFTRQSGKP from the coding sequence ATGCGGTTTTTCATCCGTAAAAAGCGCCAACCGCCAGCCATCATCATCGTCGCCCTTATCGACGTGCTGATTGTGGTGCTCATCTTCCTGATGGTCACGACTACCTTCAAGAAGCCTCAGAACGCCTTGAAGCTGGCTCTGCCCGAATCCTCCCAGGCCCTCAAGAGTGGCGCGAGCGAGAATCCTCCTTTGGTCATCATTATCGAACCCACCGGCAACCTGCGCTTCGGTCCTGACGCCACGCCCATGACTCTGGACCGGTTAAAAAGTGAGTTGCAAGCTGCGGTCAGCAGAAATTCCCAGACAAAAGTGGCTTTGAATGCCGACAAAGGCGCGCCTTGGGGTCAGGTGGTGAAAGTCATGGATGCCGTGAAGGAATCAAAGGTTCAATCGCTCAGCGCTTTCACCAGGCAATCAGGGAAACCTTGA